A genomic window from Lotus japonicus ecotype B-129 chromosome 1, LjGifu_v1.2 includes:
- the LOC130734101 gene encoding uncharacterized protein C26H5.07c-like isoform X1 has protein sequence MTMVDHGGTTSLHCYHHFISFILCLTSISITHVAASIHDYQNETFIHRANSFFIHGGSEGLYASKLPSSNVSLASEDKFLNGKSFIRIKCRRIYKHGINVMSWIRFESITFRRTKESAEKTNPMQQKTGLVEAIIVKVRDRSNIGGAYLNSDAICCTPELAKAGSCKLGEVIIRENPDDPSGPRRLQTFFEGQNEEATMVIQTVDITSTGMYYLYFMFCDPQLKDTVISGRTVWRNPDGYLPGKMMPLMTFYGLMPLAYLFLGMVWFLRFVQYWKDVIQLHYHITAVIGLGMCEMALWYFEYANFNSTGSRPMGITLWAVTFTAVKKTVSRLLLLVVSMGYGIVRPTLGGITSRVLLLGVVYFVASEALELVEHLGNINDFSGKARLFLVLPVALLDACFILWIFSSLSKTLEKLQIRKSTAKLELYRKFTNSLAVTVLLSVIWIGYELYFNASDPLSELWRRAWIIPAFWTLLSYALLLVICLLWSPSHNPTRYAYETGDDFDEEVVRLAGSGIKVSGDMSILLERKASGPTEHHVFGLGEEREEDKRE, from the exons ATGACGATGGTTGATCATGGCGGCACAACGAGTCTCCATTGTTACCACcacttcatctccttcatcctCTGTCTCACCTCAATCTCCATCACCCATGTCGCAGCTTCCATCCACGACTACCAGAACGAAACCTTCATCCACCGCGCTAACTCCTTCTTCATCCATGGTGGCAGTGAGGGTCTCTACGCCTCCAAACTCCCCTCCTCCAATGTCTCTCTCGCTTCTGAAGACAAGTTCCTCAATGGCAAATCATTCATCAG aATCAAGTGTAGAAGGATTTACAAACATGGAATTAATGTCATGAGCTGGATCAGGTTTGAGTCTATCACATTTCGAAGAACAAAAGAGTCTGCTGAAAAGACGAATCCGATGCAGCAAAAGACAGGGTTGGTGGAGGCTATAATAGTTAAGGTAAGAGATAGGAGTAACATTGGGGGTGCTTATCTGAACTCTGATGCTATATGCTGCACCCCGGAGCTTGCCAAAGCAGGTTCTTGCAAGTTAGGAGAGGTTATCATCCGGGAAAATCCGGATGACCCGAGCGGGCCTAGACGTCTGCAGACATTTTTCGAAGGGCAAAATGAAGAGGCTACAATGGTTATTCAAACTGTTGACATAACCAGTACTGGAATGTATTACCTGTATTTCATGTTTTGTGATCCTCAACTGAAGGACACGGTGATCTCTGGAAGAACTGTTTGGAGAAATCCGGATGGTTATCTACCAGGGAAGATGATGCCGTTGATGacattttatggtttaatgcctTTGGCTTACCTTTTTCTTGGCATGGTGTGGTTTCTTCGGTTTGTGCAGTATTGGAAAGATGTGATCCAGTTACATTACCACATTACTGCAGTTATTGGCCTTGGCATGTGTGAAATGGCTCTTTGGTATTTTGAATATGCAAATTTCAATTCCACTGGAAGCAGGCCAATGGGAATTACACTATGGGCTGTTACCTTCACTGCTGTCAAAAAGACAGTCTCGAGGCTTCTTCTTCTGGTAGTTTCAATGGGTTATGGCATTGTTCGTCCAACTCTTGGTGGCATAACCTCAAGAGTCCTTCTTCTAGGTGTGGTGTATTTTGTGGCCTCAGAAGCACTGGAGCTGGTGGAACATCTGGGTAATATTAATGATTTTTCTGGGAAAGCGAGGCTTTTCCTAGTGCTTCCTGTGGCTCTGTTGGATGCATGCTTTATTCTTTGGATCTTTTCATCATTATCTAAAACTCTGGAGAAGCTTCAG ATCCGGAAAAGTACGGCAAAACTTGAATTGTACAGGAAATTTACGAATTCCCTTGCAGTGACAGTGCTTCTTTCAGTAATATGGATTGGCTATGAG TTGTACTTCAATGCATCTGATCCTTTAAGTGAACTGTGGCGAAGAGCTTGGATCATCCCAGCTTTCTGGACTTTGCTTTCTTATGCTCTCCTGCTAGTGATCTGCCTTCTCTGGTCCCCATCTCATAATCCTACCAG ATACGCATATGAGACTGGGGATGACTTTGATGAGGAGGTTGTCCGACTTGCTGGAAGTGGAATTAAAGTGTCTGGGGATATGTCAATCTTACTAGAAAGAAAGGCATCAGGTCCCACAGAACATCATGTGTTTGGACTTGGAGAAGAAAGAGAGGAGGACAAGAGGGAGTGA
- the LOC130734101 gene encoding uncharacterized protein LOC130734101 isoform X2: MTMVDHGGTTSLHCYHHFISFILCLTSISITHVAASIHDYQNETFIHRANSFFIHGGSEGLYASKLPSSNVSLASEDKFLNGKSFIRFESITFRRTKESAEKTNPMQQKTGLVEAIIVKVRDRSNIGGAYLNSDAICCTPELAKAGSCKLGEVIIRENPDDPSGPRRLQTFFEGQNEEATMVIQTVDITSTGMYYLYFMFCDPQLKDTVISGRTVWRNPDGYLPGKMMPLMTFYGLMPLAYLFLGMVWFLRFVQYWKDVIQLHYHITAVIGLGMCEMALWYFEYANFNSTGSRPMGITLWAVTFTAVKKTVSRLLLLVVSMGYGIVRPTLGGITSRVLLLGVVYFVASEALELVEHLGNINDFSGKARLFLVLPVALLDACFILWIFSSLSKTLEKLQIRKSTAKLELYRKFTNSLAVTVLLSVIWIGYELYFNASDPLSELWRRAWIIPAFWTLLSYALLLVICLLWSPSHNPTRYAYETGDDFDEEVVRLAGSGIKVSGDMSILLERKASGPTEHHVFGLGEEREEDKRE, encoded by the exons ATGACGATGGTTGATCATGGCGGCACAACGAGTCTCCATTGTTACCACcacttcatctccttcatcctCTGTCTCACCTCAATCTCCATCACCCATGTCGCAGCTTCCATCCACGACTACCAGAACGAAACCTTCATCCACCGCGCTAACTCCTTCTTCATCCATGGTGGCAGTGAGGGTCTCTACGCCTCCAAACTCCCCTCCTCCAATGTCTCTCTCGCTTCTGAAGACAAGTTCCTCAATGGCAAATCATTCATCAG GTTTGAGTCTATCACATTTCGAAGAACAAAAGAGTCTGCTGAAAAGACGAATCCGATGCAGCAAAAGACAGGGTTGGTGGAGGCTATAATAGTTAAGGTAAGAGATAGGAGTAACATTGGGGGTGCTTATCTGAACTCTGATGCTATATGCTGCACCCCGGAGCTTGCCAAAGCAGGTTCTTGCAAGTTAGGAGAGGTTATCATCCGGGAAAATCCGGATGACCCGAGCGGGCCTAGACGTCTGCAGACATTTTTCGAAGGGCAAAATGAAGAGGCTACAATGGTTATTCAAACTGTTGACATAACCAGTACTGGAATGTATTACCTGTATTTCATGTTTTGTGATCCTCAACTGAAGGACACGGTGATCTCTGGAAGAACTGTTTGGAGAAATCCGGATGGTTATCTACCAGGGAAGATGATGCCGTTGATGacattttatggtttaatgcctTTGGCTTACCTTTTTCTTGGCATGGTGTGGTTTCTTCGGTTTGTGCAGTATTGGAAAGATGTGATCCAGTTACATTACCACATTACTGCAGTTATTGGCCTTGGCATGTGTGAAATGGCTCTTTGGTATTTTGAATATGCAAATTTCAATTCCACTGGAAGCAGGCCAATGGGAATTACACTATGGGCTGTTACCTTCACTGCTGTCAAAAAGACAGTCTCGAGGCTTCTTCTTCTGGTAGTTTCAATGGGTTATGGCATTGTTCGTCCAACTCTTGGTGGCATAACCTCAAGAGTCCTTCTTCTAGGTGTGGTGTATTTTGTGGCCTCAGAAGCACTGGAGCTGGTGGAACATCTGGGTAATATTAATGATTTTTCTGGGAAAGCGAGGCTTTTCCTAGTGCTTCCTGTGGCTCTGTTGGATGCATGCTTTATTCTTTGGATCTTTTCATCATTATCTAAAACTCTGGAGAAGCTTCAG ATCCGGAAAAGTACGGCAAAACTTGAATTGTACAGGAAATTTACGAATTCCCTTGCAGTGACAGTGCTTCTTTCAGTAATATGGATTGGCTATGAG TTGTACTTCAATGCATCTGATCCTTTAAGTGAACTGTGGCGAAGAGCTTGGATCATCCCAGCTTTCTGGACTTTGCTTTCTTATGCTCTCCTGCTAGTGATCTGCCTTCTCTGGTCCCCATCTCATAATCCTACCAG ATACGCATATGAGACTGGGGATGACTTTGATGAGGAGGTTGTCCGACTTGCTGGAAGTGGAATTAAAGTGTCTGGGGATATGTCAATCTTACTAGAAAGAAAGGCATCAGGTCCCACAGAACATCATGTGTTTGGACTTGGAGAAGAAAGAGAGGAGGACAAGAGGGAGTGA